CGATTTCCGTCACGACGGCAGCACCCGCGGCCGGTGTCGCATTCAGTTCACCGGCAACCGCGCGGTCACCGTTCAAGCTGACGCTGACAAGCTCATAGTGGTAGGAGCGGCCGTTTTCAAGCGCACGATCCACAAAGGTGTAGGTCGAACCGGACGCGTTGTTGGTGGCGGTAATTTGCGCGGCCATCAGACCATCACGGAGCAATTCAAAATGTGAGTTCTCGGTTTCGGAAGCCGTTCTCCAAGTGAGCTGGATTTCAGTGTCACGACCGACAGCGGAGAAGCTGGCAAGTTCAACCGGCAGGTAACGCTCGAAGCAGACGCAGATACAGCCGTCTGACTGCGGAATGATGAGGTTGTGCCAGCAGGAATCGCCCCACAGTGTCCAACCGGTGTTGCTGAAGAGGAACTGCGCCGGATCACACTCTTCGGAGCAATCTTCGGTCATGCAGCCGGGCGTGATGTTCAGAATTGGATAGTTGCCTTGCGTAAGTCCATCTCCGCAGACAAAGACGTGAACGGGTTCGCCAAGACAGAGATAGGCGCAAATGCACGCGGGTGGGATGCGGAGGTCATCTTCAAAGAAGTAGATGGCGGTTTCCGCGTCGCACGGCGAACAGTCGGGAACTTCAATGACGATATCGAGGAAGTTGGGCGGGCAGTTGTCGCTAGTCAGATTGACCGTGACAATCATGAGACCGCCGTCGCCGTCGGGTGTAATGGTGAAATTGAAGTCGGTGAATACGGACTGGTTGGCGGCGAGATTGCCGAGCGCAACGGGATTTGCGGAATTCAAAACGGCGGATCCGAAATCGCCGCCGACATTGGTGACTTCAAGAGAGACGTTTTCGCAAGCGGCCGAGCCGTCGTTCAAGGTGGTTACGCGGACATCAAAGGTCGGTGTGGTGATACCGCCGCCGTTGGGGTCACAACGAAGCGTCACGCCAGCCGAGGACAGACGGAGTTCGCCCTGGCCGCAGTCAGAGATGATTTGATTGATGGCGCCGCCCGTGCCGGAGCCGTTGGAGGCGACGATGCGTACAGAGCCGGCGGTCGTTGCCGCATAATCATCCAAAACCGGGAGGATGTTCAAAGGTGATTCGCCGAACGGATTGGGAACATACACTGAGCTGATACGAATCCCGAGGCCAGCGGCATCGAGGGCGCGTTGATGCGCAAAGGCGATATCAGAACCGTCGTGAGTGTCATCGCAGCCGCCGTTGGTGGCGTCGGTTATCAAGACGATGATTTTGGAGGCGGCAGGACGGAAAGGTGACGTGAAGTGCGCAGACACACAGGCACCATCATTGGTGATGATTTCACGGAGCGCCACATCGGATGCTTCGGGCAGACTATTGCCTCCGGCTGCAACAAGTGCTGCGATGGAAGCCTGAACAGCGGCGTGATTGAAGGTCAAGTTGTGATGCGTGTAGACGGAATCAGTGAACGTGACGAGACCGAGTCTCAAGTCGTTTCCAGACGCCTGATTTGCCAGCATAATAATGTTGGGGAGCTCGCTGACGACATTGCCGATGGCGTTGCCCATTGAGCCGGTGACGTCGACGGCGAAGACGAGGTCGATGGGACCGCAATCACCGGGAGCCGGGCAGGCCTCTTCACAGGAGACGCCTTCGGTCCACTCGCCACCGAGCACGTATGCGCAGAAGTCTTCGCGGGTGGTCTCGCAGACGGGTTCACCGTCATCATAGTAACAGCAACGGCCGATCGTGCAGGGGTTGTCTTCGCAGTTGGCGTTTTCGTCCCAGACACCGCCGAGGTCAATACACTCATCGATGGTTACATCGGCGCAGGCCGGCGCACCGAAATCATTCATGTAGCAGCAACGTCCGCTTTCGCACTCGGTGACGGAAACAAGGAAGGAACCGCATTCACCGGGACTGAAAGCTTCAAGGGTCAAATAGATCGTGCCTTGCTCCAAGAAGATGCAGGGACACATTGAATTCAGGCCGTTGTAGTCATCGTTGACGCAAATGTCACCGAGGCAGCATTCTGTTCCCACATAGAGGACGGGGTCATAGGCAAAACCGTCATAACGGATTGACCAAAGACCGGAATAAGGAATGCTTACCGCGATGGAGTAGTCTTCGGAGCTCCACGAGTCGCAGCTATTACCATTGCCGCATGTGCCGCCATTCAGGAAGCCGGGCGCAGCGAGCTGTGCATCGGGGCATTCGTCAAGCGACTGCGTGCGTCTTCCGGCCGGAACGGTCTTTCCGGTCAGGATGTCATACATCTTCTGCAGGTCTTCAGTCGGGAGACCGTTTTGTTTCGCCGCATCGATTTGTGCGGACAGCGAAAGCAGTTTCGCGTTGGGATCGATTGCCTGCGTCACCGGATCGCGGTAATTTGCAGCGAAAGCGGCGGCAACCACACAAAGCATACAACACAGGGTCAGGAATTTTCTCATGTTTCTCTCCTTTTAGATTATCCGACTCAAAGTTCACCATAAATATACATCGTCAACGGATTCCGTAAAACAGAAATCGATAGTAATGGTAAACTTTTGCGGATTGCAGTATGCAAAGAAGGTGTAATAAGTATAGTTGCGTGGTATCAAAAATATAGGTTTAAGCAGTTTAGTAACAGTGACCCGATTTGAGAATAGGGAGAGGCACTCTGTGAAGTTCATTGTGTCGTGCATCCTGCAAGCGAAATCGCGCTACCGACCGTGACCAGAGGAATTGTGATAGAATCTATACTTTCAAGGAGCCTACCGAGACTACTCAACCCGGTGACGGTTCCTCTTGGCTTGCGAATGAGCGGGAAGTCGAGTTGATCGTGATCAACTCCCTTGGCGGGCAGGTCGCGGTGTTGGGCGCAGGCGGCGTTGTGAGAGCGAGCTTTGGTCAGGACGCTTTCGGGTCTGCAAAACTGGGGCTGATAGTGTGCCTCTCTACGAGGATGTGCGTATTTTGCACAGTCAAGACGTGTGAAGAAACTTACACACTAACTTCTTTATAAACAGCGATGGATTTTGGCACAAGTCTGGCGATGAGTTTTGTTTTCGTTTGATTGACGAAAAGGACGTTTCCGGTCAGTTTGTGAACAGATATTCGGACTGTTGACAACTGCTCGGAAATACGATAAGTTTCATGGACGTGGAATTCCCACGAAATGGATATTACCGATATCAAGAGAGGCAGGTCTCACGATGAGCAAAGGGTCCCGGATTTTGATGGTTATGCTGCTGGTTTTCTGGGTGACCAGCGCAAAGGCGGCGGAATTTTCCCCGGCGCTGGAGTACGAGTTGGAGAAGGCTCAGGGCAAGGATTTTGTGAGCGCGATTGTGATTTTGGAGAGTCCGATTGACATTCGGGCTTTGGACTTCGCGCTGCACACACGGAAGGCGAGTCTGGCCGAGCGCCACCAGGAAGTTCTGGCGGCATTGAAGTACAACGCCGACCAAACACAGCCGGCATTCCGCGGAGAGCTTGACGCGGCGAAGGCGCGCGGCGAGCTGAACGGATATACGGCGTATTGGATTGAGAATCTGTTTGTCATCCACGCGAGCAAGGATTTTATCGAATCGCTGCGGAATCGCGGGGATGTGAAATACGTGACGGAGAATTTCCGTGCGGAGCTCATCGAGCCGATTATCACGGAAGGCCGCGATCCGGAGCGTAATCCACTTGACACAGAAACAACTACTCCGGGGCAAGACGCAATTCGTGCCACGGAAGTGAACAGAGTACTTGGTATCACGGGTCAGGGTGTGCTGGTGGCGAACTGTGACACCGGTGTGGAAGGCACTCACCCGGCTCTGGCCTCGCGCTGGAGAGGTAATACGGAGCCAGTATCAGAATGCTGGCGCGATGCGTTGGGCGGTTACCCGACGCCTGCCGACGCCAACGGGCATGGCACGCACGTCATGGGCACCATCACGGGCCGCGCGATTTCGGGCAACGACACGAACACGGTAGGTTCGGCGCCGAATGCGCGCTGGATTGCGACGAACTCGATTAATCAGGGTGTTGGCGCGCCGTTTGACAATGATATCATCGCGGACTATCAGTGGTTTGCGGATCCGGACGGCAATCCGGGTTCGCTGGACGATGTTCCGGATGTGATTCAGAATAGTTGGGGCGTGTTCACAGGCCTTGGCTATGCGCAGTGCTTCGACTTGTGGAATACGGTGATCCTGAACTGTGAAGCAGCAGGTCCGGTGATTACCTGGTCGGCGGGAAATGAGTCCACGAGCGGACTGCGGAGCCCGGCGATTTATTCCATTAATGCTTATCAGATTTTCTCCGTCGGCGCGGTAGATGCTACGAATTTCCCGGCGCCGTATCCGTTGGCATCGTTTTCCAGTCAGGGACCAACTCCCTGCGTTCCGGCAGTACCTGACAACATCAAGCCGGAAATTTCCGCACCGGGCGTCAATGTGTATTCGTCCGTTCCCGGCGGCGGTTACTCGAGCGGTTATTCCGGAACGTCGATGGCGGGTCCGCACGTGGCAGGCGTGGTTGCGCTGATGCGTGAAGCGTGTCCGAACTGCGATCATATTACGATTAAAGACGCGATCATGCAGACGGCGATTGATTACGGTCCGGCAGGGCAGGACAATCAGTATGGACACGGTTTCATTGACGCTTATGACGCAGTTGTCGCCGTTTCGGCATTGGGCCGTGTTTGCGGTGTTGTGCGTGACGCATCGAACAACCCGATAGCGGGCGCAACGGTTTCGATTACCGGACAGCCAAACTCGACGACAACCGAAGCGGACGGTTCGTATTGCCTGGCGCTGCAGGAAGGAACCTACACGGCGGTCGCTTCGGCGTTCGGATATATATCGCAGACGTCCACGTCATTCACGATAGTGGAAGGCGACACCGTGACGCGCAATTTCAATCTATCGCTGGCGCCGCAGGGAACGGTCTCGGGCACAGTGACGGATTGCAACGGTGGTCCTGCGGTGGGTGCAACGGTTGAGGTGCTGGGAACTCCAGTTCCTGACGCGACGACAAACGGCGCGGGATTCTATTCGATTACACTGCCGCAGGGAACGTACGACATGCGTGCTTCCGGCGCGGGCTGTGCACCTCATCAGGTAAACGGAGTAGTCATTGGTGCGGCGACAACGCGGAATTTCACGCTGCTTTCCGATCCCATCTATTCATGCAGCCAGCCGGACGCGTACGGATATTATATGTGCGAGAACGGCGACGGCGGCGGTCCCGCCTACTCGTGGTTTGAAATTGCCCCATCGGCCGGCGGCCCGGGAACGGACACCGGCCAAAGCTGTGACGACTGCCCAAGCGGTCCGTACAATTTCCCGTTTGCGTTCCAGTTCTACGGCACAACGTATACTCAGTACTATCTGAGTTCAAACGGCATGATGACGTTTGGAACGAGTTCAATTGCATTCACAAACATTTGTTTCCCGAATTCTCAGCCGGCGGGTATTTACGCGTTTTGGGATGACCTGTATACGGCTTGCTCGACGGCGGAACTTGCGACGTACTACGACGCCGCGAATAACCGTTTGATCGTTGAGTATTACAATGTTTGCCATTGCTGCGGCGAAGGCAACAACGAGAAGTTCCAAATCATCGTGTACGATCAGAGTTTCTATCCGTCGGAGACGGGAGACAACCACATCGCAGTTCAGTACAACTCGATGTCACTTCTGGGCAGCAGCACGGTGGGAATCAAGACAGCGGCCGGAGCATTCTCGCAATATGTTTGCAACGGTTCGTATGACGCAAACGCGCAAGGGCTGGCGAATGGTCGAGTGATTCTGTTTACAACGGGTCAGGGCTGCGACCTTGGGCCGGCTGACATCGCAGTAACTCCTGCGTCGCTTTCAGGCAACGCACCGCTTGGCGGCACGGACACAGGTTCGATTCAGATTTGCAATACGGGAGTATGTCCGTTGACTTGGAACATTGTTTGGGATCAGATTACACCGGCAGTTGCGTTGTCAAGCGCGACGATGCCAGTGACAATCGAGATGAGCAAAGAAGAGATACTGCTCATCGAGGCCATTAACCGTGGTGAGAAGCCTGTTGCAGATGTAGAGGACCGTTCGAGCGGATCTCCGTTGGATGCGCAGGGAGGTCCGGACGCATTCGGTTACACGTGGATTGACTCGGACGAGCCGGGCGGCCCGACGTACAACTGGGTTGAGATCAACGCGATCGGCACGAACGTGGGATTGACAGGAGACGATCAAGTCGTTAACGTGACGCTGCCATTCATATTCAATTTCTACGGAACCGACTATTCTTCCGTGAATGTCTCCTCAAACGGCAATATTCATTTTGGACCGGCAAGCGCGCAGTACTCGAATTTCGCGATTCCAAGCGTTTCGGCTCCATTGGGCATGATTGCGGCGTTCTGGGATGACCTTTACCTGCCGGGCGGCGGCACTGTATACCGGTATCACGATGCGGCGAACAATCGTTTCATCATTGAATGGGACGGAATTGCGCATTATCCGGGTACAGGTGACTTCTACACGTTCCAGATAATGCTGTACGCGAACGGAAGAATCGTGGTGCAGTATGAGGATTTCGTAACGGGATCGGTTGGATTGACCACGTGCACAGTGGGACTGAACAGCCCGACAGGC
This genomic interval from bacterium contains the following:
- a CDS encoding S8 family serine peptidase, which translates into the protein MSKGSRILMVMLLVFWVTSAKAAEFSPALEYELEKAQGKDFVSAIVILESPIDIRALDFALHTRKASLAERHQEVLAALKYNADQTQPAFRGELDAAKARGELNGYTAYWIENLFVIHASKDFIESLRNRGDVKYVTENFRAELIEPIITEGRDPERNPLDTETTTPGQDAIRATEVNRVLGITGQGVLVANCDTGVEGTHPALASRWRGNTEPVSECWRDALGGYPTPADANGHGTHVMGTITGRAISGNDTNTVGSAPNARWIATNSINQGVGAPFDNDIIADYQWFADPDGNPGSLDDVPDVIQNSWGVFTGLGYAQCFDLWNTVILNCEAAGPVITWSAGNESTSGLRSPAIYSINAYQIFSVGAVDATNFPAPYPLASFSSQGPTPCVPAVPDNIKPEISAPGVNVYSSVPGGGYSSGYSGTSMAGPHVAGVVALMREACPNCDHITIKDAIMQTAIDYGPAGQDNQYGHGFIDAYDAVVAVSALGRVCGVVRDASNNPIAGATVSITGQPNSTTTEADGSYCLALQEGTYTAVASAFGYISQTSTSFTIVEGDTVTRNFNLSLAPQGTVSGTVTDCNGGPAVGATVEVLGTPVPDATTNGAGFYSITLPQGTYDMRASGAGCAPHQVNGVVIGAATTRNFTLLSDPIYSCSQPDAYGYYMCENGDGGGPAYSWFEIAPSAGGPGTDTGQSCDDCPSGPYNFPFAFQFYGTTYTQYYLSSNGMMTFGTSSIAFTNICFPNSQPAGIYAFWDDLYTACSTAELATYYDAANNRLIVEYYNVCHCCGEGNNEKFQIIVYDQSFYPSETGDNHIAVQYNSMSLLGSSTVGIKTAAGAFSQYVCNGSYDANAQGLANGRVILFTTGQGCDLGPADIAVTPASLSGNAPLGGTDTGSIQICNTGVCPLTWNIVWDQITPAVALSSATMPVTIEMSKEEILLIEAINRGEKPVADVEDRSSGSPLDAQGGPDAFGYTWIDSDEPGGPTYNWVEINAIGTNVGLTGDDQVVNVTLPFIFNFYGTDYSSVNVSSNGNIHFGPASAQYSNFAIPSVSAPLGMIAAFWDDLYLPGGGTVYRYHDAANNRFIIEWDGIAHYPGTGDFYTFQIMLYANGRIVVQYEDFVTGSVGLTTCTVGLNSPTGTDGLQVVNNAAYLHTNLAIQYQAAVDWLAITPPLSGTVEPGQCVTVDVTFDAGDLPAGTYTGNLQVSSNDPDEAQVNVPVNFTVGSFDPPTSLTIYYLPTTNQLQFIWTGTGAPFYELWSATDSQGPYNTLEGTTPGTSLLITYDGSVRKFFYVVATDGTVLGRASLPEIGRKE
- a CDS encoding T9SS type A sorting domain-containing protein — translated: MRKFLTLCCMLCVVAAAFAANYRDPVTQAIDPNAKLLSLSAQIDAAKQNGLPTEDLQKMYDILTGKTVPAGRRTQSLDECPDAQLAAPGFLNGGTCGNGNSCDSWSSEDYSIAVSIPYSGLWSIRYDGFAYDPVLYVGTECCLGDICVNDDYNGLNSMCPCIFLEQGTIYLTLEAFSPGECGSFLVSVTECESGRCCYMNDFGAPACADVTIDECIDLGGVWDENANCEDNPCTIGRCCYYDDGEPVCETTREDFCAYVLGGEWTEGVSCEEACPAPGDCGPIDLVFAVDVTGSMGNAIGNVVSELPNIIMLANQASGNDLRLGLVTFTDSVYTHHNLTFNHAAVQASIAALVAAGGNSLPEASDVALREIITNDGACVSAHFTSPFRPAASKIIVLITDATNGGCDDTHDGSDIAFAHQRALDAAGLGIRISSVYVPNPFGESPLNILPVLDDYAATTAGSVRIVASNGSGTGGAINQIISDCGQGELRLSSAGVTLRCDPNGGGITTPTFDVRVTTLNDGSAACENVSLEVTNVGGDFGSAVLNSANPVALGNLAANQSVFTDFNFTITPDGDGGLMIVTVNLTSDNCPPNFLDIVIEVPDCSPCDAETAIYFFEDDLRIPPACICAYLCLGEPVHVFVCGDGLTQGNYPILNITPGCMTEDCSEECDPAQFLFSNTGWTLWGDSCWHNLIIPQSDGCICVCFERYLPVELASFSAVGRDTEIQLTWRTASETENSHFELLRDGLMAAQITATNNASGSTYTFVDRALENGRSYHYELVSVSLNGDRAVAGELNATPAAGAAVVTEIALHQNYPNPFNPETNITFDLVETGAVTLDIYNAVGQKVAALVNGTLSEGRHTVVFDASGLPSGLYFYRLTAGATTMQKKMLLLK